A single Venturia canescens isolate UGA chromosome 1, ASM1945775v1, whole genome shotgun sequence DNA region contains:
- the tau gene encoding nascent polypeptide-associated complex subunit alpha, muscle-specific form isoform X7: protein MRKKGSGRPAIWAARAQRVRLKNYYIFLSFPEQVKQNPPSLPANFQARPQAHHPAQSPRFPANEAFGIPPSGRPGIQQPRAGLRPESRPPLGASSTVPVPGQFLQSRPPFGPPRPPNPHGNPIQGPPRSANPAQNPQIVQGSGPRFPGGPSGPPGVRPLGGARPPIFPAHQQARNGGGGEIRPQRTINVDSFGSSPTSASPFYPRSQPLPQNSSRAVPETVLTTASPPRDDSTLIRDETRSNLPKLRTSSQKYNQQRGTMQVADSRSPSLAPGSPSAENERTDNSEENEAIKRDGSSRGERDEDEDDDDDVVVDEDANSTLVSTPGAANGARTDQTIRTDSPGTRSLANSNKSATPTPENPDRSSPSPAKLPNDQERPGSRNSYKISATPSPTPPLEHPDRSATPGKTNANEEPSGHEIDDTGSGKTSATPRPTNPSPLQDPQASAAKERNNETGSESGLSSRSESRHGEPATSERAEAPSRSPASMSRTPENPTNLSVPLSPASRHSSASPSSPKSPKSPLGSVKGFDDGQPRSLSPKSPGRSITPASANSTPASPAISDKSATETDRKRATFANEPTDPNNEPAGKPPTPGSASERARTPSSAAGTPDGPKTSSVKRSSSGRSIKSDAGSESGAERTNHSSIPTTNGVALSPTKKLPGSKSRENNEKRTTAGSPIKSPSKSVKSLPRTPDAAVGPPSTAEKKIPMNKVQVGAAPSPNLKTVRSKIGSLDNASYKPGGGKVKIENRKLDFSKAQPKIAAKNDKYMPSGGDKKITQVKLQWNAKPKVGSLDNATYKPGGGDKKIETVKLDFKDKAKPKVGSKDNAKHVPGGGAVKSSSTPPKTPQDPAPNNDI, encoded by the exons ATGAGGAAGAAAGGCTCTGGCAGGCCCGCGATATGGGCGGCGAGAGCGCAACGAGTACGACTGAAAAactattatatatttttatcattcccCGAGCAGGTAAAGCAAAATCCGCCATCTTTGCCAGCGAATTTTCAAGCTCGACCTCAGGCTCATCATCCAGCGCAGTCGCCGAGATTCCCGGCGAACGAAGCATTCGGCATCCCGCCCAGTGGCCGCCCAGGAATTCAGCAACCCCGAGCCGGTCTCCGCCCCGAGTCAAGGCCGCCGTTGGGAGCTTCGTCGACGGTCCCGGTGCCCGGACAGTTCCTCCAGAGCAGACCCCCCTTCGGACCTCCGCGTCCGCCTAATCCTCACGGGAATCCGATCCAAGGGCCACCCCGATCGGCCAACCCGGCCCAAAATCCTCAGATCGTCCAAGGTTCAGGGCCCCGCTTTCCCGGCGGTCCGTCAGGCCCACCGGGCGTAAGACCCCTCGGAGGCGCGAGGCCTCCGATTTTTCCGGCGCATCAGCAAGCCCGAAACGGGGGCGGCGGTGAAATTCGACCTCAGAGGACGATCAACGTCGATTCTTTCGGCTCGAGCCCGACCTCAGCTTCGCCGTTTTATCCTCGCTCACAGCCTCTCCCGCAGAATTCATCACGAGCGGTTCCCGAAACAGTGCTAACGACCGCCTCGCCACCGAGAGATGATTCGACGCTCATAAGAGACGAAACACGATCGAATCTTCCGAAGCTCAGAACTTCCAGTCAAAAGTATAATCAGCAACGCGGAACTATGCAAGTCGCAGATTCTCGTTCACCGAGCCTCGCTCCCGGCAGCCCCTCAGCCGAGAACGAACGAACCGATAACTCCGAGGAGAACGAAGCCATCAAACGAGATGGCTCCTCCCGAGGCGAGCGCgatgaagacgaagacgacgatgacgacgtcgtcgtcgacgaggaCGCCAATTCGACGTTGGTTTCAACTCCGGGAGCCGCCAACGGGGCGCGAACCGACCAGACGATCCGTACGGACTCTCCGGGTACCCGGTCACTCGCCAATTCAAACAAATCGGCGACCCCGACCCCGGAGAATCCCGATCGCTCGAGCCCGTCCCCAGCGAAGCTACCGAACGACCAAGAGCGTCCGGGCTCCCGGAATTCTTACAAAATATCTGCCACCCCGAGCCCAACTCCGCCGCTCGAACATCCCGATCGCTCGGCCACCCCCGGAAAAACGAACGCGAACGAGGAGCCTTCCGGCCACGAGATCGACGACACCGGCTCCGGCAAAACTTCCGCCACCCCCCGACCGACGAACCCCTCGCCGCTTCAGGATCCCCAAGCATCCGCGGCCAAGGAACGGAACAATGAAACCGGAAGCGAATCCGGTCTCTCCAGTCGATCCGAATCCCGGCACGGAGAACCGGCTACCAGCGAAAGGGCCGAGGCGCCCTCGAGATCGCCCGCGTCGATGTCCCGCACACCGGAAAATCCGACGAACCTCTCCGTCCCTCTTTCACCCGCTTCCCGACACTCCTCGGCCTCCCCGAGCTCGCCCAAATCGCCCAAGTCTCCGCTCGGTAGCGTCAAAGGATTCGACGACGGGCAACCTCGATCCCTCTCACCGAAGTCACCCGGCAGATCGATTACTCCTGCCTCAGCGAACTCGACGCCCGCTTCGCCAGCGATCAGCGACAAAAGTGCTACAGAGACGGACAGAAAACGAGCTACTTTCGCCAACGAACCAACCGATCCGAACAACGAACCCGCAGGAAAACCACCGACGCCGGGCTCCGCCTCCGAACGGGCTCGGACACCCAGCAGCGCCGCCGGTACTCCGGACGGGCCAAAAACATCCTCCGTCAAACGCTCCTCGTCGGGACGTTCGATAAAATCAG ATGCCGGCAGCGAAAGTGGAGCCGAGCGAACGAACCATTCCAGCATTCCG ACGACAAATGGGGTTGCGCTCTCTCCAACGAAGAAATTACCGGGGTCAAAGTCCAGGGAGAACAACGAGAAGAGAACGACGGCCGGATCTCCGATAAAGTCACCGAGCAAATCAGTGAAATCTTTGCCGAGAACTCCAGACGCGGCAGTCGGACCGCCATCGACAGCCGAAAAAAAGA TTCCTATGAACAAGGTTCAGGTGGGTGCTGCGCCGTCGCCGAACCTCAAGACGGTAAGATCGAAGATAGGCTCACTTGACAACGCGAGCTACAAGCCCGGAGGCGGCAaagttaaaattgaaaatcgtaaGCTCGATTTCAGCAAAGCACAGCCGAAGATCGCAGCGAAGAATGACAAGTACATGCCGAGCGGCGGCGACAAAAAG ATCACTCAGGTTAAACTTCAGTGGAACGCGAAGCCAAAAGTCGGCAGTTTGGATAATGCGACGTACAAACCTGGCGggggtgataaaaaaatcgaaacggTTAAACTCGACTTTAAGGACAAAGCAAAGCCGAAAGTCGGATCGAAAGACAACGCGAAGCACGTTCCCGGCGGTGGAGCGGTTAAG TCCTCGTCAACGCCACCGAAAACTCCACAGGATCCGGCCCCGAATAACGAC aTTTAA